From a region of the Tursiops truncatus isolate mTurTru1 chromosome 13, mTurTru1.mat.Y, whole genome shotgun sequence genome:
- the LOC101325420 gene encoding glutamate decarboxylase 1-like yields MALRGHPCYFNQLSSGLDVIGLAGEWLTATANTNMFTYEIAPVFTVMETSLLKKMCEIIGWRETEADGIFSPGGSISNLYGVLVPRYRQYPEIKTKGMTALPCLVLFVSEQGQYSVKKAAAILGMGTDNVIEAKCDESGKMIPAELEKNILQAKRKAAWGGGLLLSRNHSYKLSGIER; encoded by the exons gACATCCATGCTATTTTAACCAGCTCTCCAGTGGGCTAGATGTGATTGGACTTGCAGGGGAATGGTTGACAGCCACTGCAAATACCAACAT GTTTACCTATGAAATAGCTCCAGTATTTACTGTCATGGAAACAAGTCTTCTTAAGAAAATGTGTGAAATTATTGGCTggagagaaacagaagcagatgGAATATTTTCACCTG GTGGCAGTATATCAAACCTCTATGGTGTATTAGTACCTCGTTATAGGCAATATccagagataaaaacaaaaggCATGACAGCACTTCCATGCCTTGTATTGTTTGTTTCTGAACAA GGTCAATATTCAGTAAAAAAAGCTGCAGCAATCCTTGGTATGGGAACTGATAATGTAATTGAAGCAAAATGTGATGAAAG cGGAAAGATGATTCCAGCTGAgttggagaaaaatatattacaagCTAAAAGGAAG GCAGCTTGGGGAGGTGGATTGTTGCTGTCCAGAAACCACTCCTATAAACTCAGTGGCATTGAAAGGTGA